In Arsenicicoccus sp. oral taxon 190, the following are encoded in one genomic region:
- a CDS encoding AAA family ATPase, producing MRLHSLRATAFGPFADTVEVDLDALGAAGLFLINGPTGAGKTSLLDAICFALYGDIPGARPKGALRSDHAPLDVVPQVELEWSVGARRLRIVRSPEFERPKKRGSGTTRQQHKVVMTELVDGAWVDRGSGRADEVAALVRELLGLGLEQFATVVLLPQGDFARFLRASTEDRAAILQRLFDTGRFEQVQRWLEGHRRDAEAEVRDGREELRSTLTRVNDAAAQVLSVLPDPEAEEGGSGDLAAPGGAKLVAPSAGEHAAPGGAELVDPDATDPEVVGGALARLVETVAQVVEQVEQEAGGHEARRERAAAADEAGRRVVELRRKGDAATRSATDLLARAEDIESARQRVQEAAQAGELLPYVVAATDRAAAAAAARDERDLALAALPDALRAALGGTARPHEALPGAEALRALDEQVEAAAEVAGRLGEQVVRARATVGTVDEAHAALARSATRVEQAELGVTVTRDALTSAKADVAALTAEAHDEAGLRARVQQLEEAGTRLETVARDATSVERATTAAEQATKERTRQQQLLADLHRARADGLAAELALDLTDGDPCPVCGATEHPLPATGDRAERVTQDAVQEGEAALGAAQSRETAALAGLESARATLTAHEQDLQDRLSALDDLPRDGVAAALTTARAEHARAKAAGARLEAATRAVAAAEAGVDRAGQDHARATAELAAARSRLAEVESRRDDERTQAWRLLDALVAVDALALEPVAADDPRREAPPDDRLLRSVVTVVRDAVEGLRRVHETRRTADHASQEETAAAEALAQRLAEPDFADAAAVRAAALPRPSGHGCSVRSPSTTAPWTLPAWCWPTPRSLPRWRPRSRTSPPWPRSSLPRGRRRGRRPVVSASPAAARRRCSGIRPR from the coding sequence ATGAGACTGCACTCGCTGCGGGCGACGGCGTTCGGGCCGTTCGCGGACACGGTGGAGGTCGACCTGGACGCGTTGGGGGCGGCCGGGCTGTTCCTGATCAACGGGCCGACGGGCGCCGGCAAGACCTCGCTGCTCGACGCGATCTGCTTCGCGCTCTACGGCGACATCCCGGGAGCCCGCCCCAAGGGCGCGCTGCGGTCGGACCACGCCCCGCTCGACGTGGTGCCGCAGGTCGAGCTGGAGTGGTCCGTCGGGGCGCGCCGGCTGCGGATCGTCCGCTCCCCCGAGTTCGAGCGCCCCAAGAAGCGGGGCTCCGGCACCACCAGGCAGCAGCACAAGGTCGTGATGACCGAGCTCGTCGACGGCGCCTGGGTCGACCGGGGCTCCGGGCGGGCCGACGAGGTGGCCGCGCTGGTGCGCGAGCTGCTGGGGCTCGGGCTGGAGCAGTTCGCGACGGTGGTGCTGCTCCCCCAGGGCGACTTCGCCCGGTTCCTGCGCGCCTCGACCGAGGACCGGGCAGCGATCCTGCAGCGGCTCTTCGACACCGGTCGCTTCGAGCAGGTGCAGCGGTGGCTCGAGGGGCACCGGCGCGACGCCGAGGCCGAGGTGCGGGACGGCCGCGAGGAGCTGCGGTCGACGCTGACGCGGGTCAACGACGCCGCGGCCCAGGTGCTGTCCGTGCTCCCCGACCCCGAGGCGGAGGAAGGGGGCTCTGGTGACCTCGCAGCGCCGGGTGGTGCCAAGCTCGTGGCGCCGTCGGCTGGGGAGCACGCGGCGCCGGGTGGTGCCGAGCTCGTGGACCCGGACGCCACCGACCCGGAGGTCGTCGGCGGCGCCCTCGCGCGGCTCGTCGAGACCGTCGCGCAGGTCGTGGAGCAGGTCGAGCAGGAGGCCGGCGGGCACGAGGCCCGGCGCGAGCGGGCGGCCGCGGCCGACGAGGCGGGCCGGCGGGTGGTCGAGCTCCGCCGCAAGGGCGACGCCGCCACCCGTTCCGCCACGGACCTGCTGGCCCGCGCCGAGGACATCGAGTCGGCGCGGCAGCGGGTGCAGGAGGCCGCCCAGGCCGGCGAGCTCCTCCCCTACGTGGTGGCCGCGACCGACCGGGCCGCCGCGGCCGCCGCCGCCCGGGACGAGCGTGACCTCGCCCTGGCGGCGTTGCCGGACGCGCTGCGGGCCGCGCTGGGCGGCACGGCGCGGCCGCACGAGGCACTGCCCGGCGCCGAGGCGTTGCGCGCGCTGGACGAGCAGGTGGAGGCCGCCGCCGAGGTCGCGGGCCGGCTCGGCGAGCAGGTCGTCCGTGCCCGCGCGACCGTGGGCACCGTGGACGAGGCCCACGCCGCCCTCGCCAGGTCCGCCACGCGCGTGGAGCAGGCCGAGCTGGGGGTGACCGTCACCCGAGACGCCCTGACGTCCGCCAAGGCCGACGTCGCTGCCCTGACCGCCGAGGCCCACGACGAGGCCGGGTTGCGGGCCCGGGTGCAGCAGCTCGAGGAGGCGGGGACCCGGCTCGAGACGGTGGCGCGCGACGCCACGTCCGTGGAGCGTGCGACGACCGCCGCCGAGCAGGCGACGAAGGAGCGGACCCGGCAGCAGCAGCTGCTCGCCGACCTGCACCGCGCCCGCGCCGACGGCCTCGCGGCCGAGCTGGCCCTGGACCTCACCGACGGCGACCCCTGCCCGGTGTGCGGCGCCACCGAGCACCCGCTCCCTGCGACGGGTGACCGGGCCGAGCGGGTCACCCAGGACGCGGTCCAGGAGGGCGAGGCGGCCCTGGGGGCGGCGCAGTCCCGGGAGACCGCCGCCCTGGCCGGGCTCGAGTCCGCTCGCGCCACACTGACCGCCCACGAGCAGGACCTGCAGGACCGCCTGTCGGCCCTCGACGACCTGCCCCGGGACGGCGTGGCCGCCGCGCTGACGACGGCGCGGGCCGAGCATGCCCGGGCGAAGGCTGCCGGAGCACGGCTCGAGGCGGCGACGCGCGCGGTTGCCGCCGCCGAGGCCGGGGTGGACCGGGCCGGTCAGGACCACGCCAGGGCGACCGCCGAGCTGGCCGCCGCCCGGTCGCGGCTGGCCGAGGTGGAGTCCCGCCGGGACGACGAGCGCACGCAGGCCTGGCGGCTGCTCGACGCCCTGGTCGCGGTCGACGCGCTGGCCTTGGAGCCGGTGGCCGCCGACGACCCGCGTCGTGAGGCACCGCCCGACGACCGGTTGCTGCGGTCCGTGGTCACCGTGGTGCGGGACGCGGTCGAGGGGCTGCGCCGCGTGCACGAGACCCGGCGGACGGCGGACCACGCCTCTCAGGAGGAGACCGCAGCGGCCGAGGCCCTGGCGCAGCGGCTGGCCGAGCCCGACTTCGCCGACGCCGCGGCGGTGCGCGCCGCCGCCCTCCCCCGGCCGAGCGGGCACGGCTGCAGCGTGAGGTCGCCGAGCACGACCGCGCCCTGGACGCTGCCCGCGTGGTGCTGGCCGACCCCGAGGTCGCTGCCGCGCTGGAGGCCGAGATCCCGGACCTCGCCGCCCTGGCCGAGGAGCTCGCTGCCGCGCGGACGACGGCGCGGGAGGCGGCCGGTCGTGTCGGCCTCGCCCGCAGCGGCGCGGAGGCGTTGCAGCGGCATACGGCCGCGGTGA
- a CDS encoding GNAT family N-acetyltransferase, which yields MHSVWPQRYADLLLRDATPSDVDGMLLWRNDPRVNEWMMRTSVDPVDFRQEWLGAPTSDTNHSCVVELDGEVVAMGFLEIVDHGAHPETPSGVEGLIGYIVRPDRAGKGIASRLTRGLVAAAFDDLGLRRVKAFCNRDNPASARVLEKARLRREEHGVEDSWHAEHGWVDGYGYAILAEEWHGEARGLPEIRDASARVELRRPLPPAVAWETGERHTARLVVGDATEDDVAQMLRYRNLPEVGRWTLRAQVEPEAFRRAWLEPGEGDRSFVARLRGRVVGSCTVEVRDGSGQPGGPVQGCEAEIGYILDPAFHGQGYGREIAAAGLDRCFRELGVRRATAGLYADNLASARLLSGLGLRLEQYGVRDSWHPDHGWVDGATYGLLAREWRS from the coding sequence ATGCACTCTGTCTGGCCGCAGCGCTACGCCGACCTGCTCCTGCGCGACGCGACGCCGAGCGACGTGGACGGGATGCTGCTCTGGCGCAACGATCCTCGCGTCAACGAGTGGATGATGCGCACCTCGGTCGACCCCGTGGACTTCCGTCAGGAGTGGCTGGGGGCGCCGACCAGCGACACCAACCACTCGTGCGTCGTCGAGCTCGACGGCGAGGTGGTGGCGATGGGCTTCCTGGAGATCGTCGACCACGGCGCGCACCCTGAGACGCCGAGCGGCGTCGAGGGGCTGATCGGCTACATCGTCCGGCCGGATCGCGCCGGGAAGGGCATTGCCAGCCGACTGACCCGGGGACTGGTGGCGGCAGCCTTCGACGACCTGGGGCTGCGGCGGGTCAAGGCCTTCTGCAACCGCGACAACCCCGCCTCCGCGCGGGTCCTGGAGAAGGCTCGTCTCCGGCGAGAGGAGCACGGCGTCGAGGACTCCTGGCACGCCGAGCACGGCTGGGTCGACGGGTATGGCTACGCGATCCTGGCGGAGGAGTGGCACGGAGAGGCCCGCGGCCTGCCCGAGATCCGGGACGCCTCGGCGCGCGTCGAACTGCGGCGGCCCCTCCCACCAGCGGTGGCGTGGGAGACGGGGGAGCGGCATACGGCCCGGCTCGTCGTCGGCGACGCGACCGAGGACGACGTCGCGCAGATGCTGCGCTATCGCAACCTGCCCGAGGTCGGGCGCTGGACGCTGCGCGCGCAGGTGGAGCCGGAGGCCTTCCGCCGGGCGTGGCTGGAGCCGGGGGAGGGCGACCGGTCCTTCGTGGCCAGGCTGCGCGGCAGGGTCGTCGGGAGCTGCACGGTCGAGGTGCGGGACGGCAGCGGCCAACCAGGCGGGCCCGTGCAGGGCTGCGAGGCGGAGATCGGCTACATCCTCGACCCGGCCTTCCATGGGCAGGGCTACGGCCGCGAGATCGCCGCGGCCGGGCTCGACCGGTGCTTCCGCGAGCTCGGGGTGCGGCGCGCCACAGCCGGTCTGTATGCCGACAACCTGGCCTCCGCGCGCCTCCTGTCCGGCCTCGGGCTGCGCCTGGAGCAGTACGGCGTCCGCGACTCCTGGCATCCCGACCACGGGTGGGTCGACGGCGCGACGTACGGCCTGCTGGCCCGGGAGTGGCGCTCGTGA
- a CDS encoding DUF3626 domain-containing protein yields the protein MTGASRWARAAVTHVAGLSSGPPLDRSLRITLNFHPDRGPVGDTVVDRLAREGIYRNQFETGTSNGGLTAHVGGDRFRCEAGIFGSAYDDAPASERPRYGALNHRRRGVGGAVRFGSSHLRLAEHVLDRATFCFPDSFREPSDFGTARRFALLPLADAFDSVVAQCRSEQEEAEQGGILDDYVEAHVHGVVALAEDVEAVVLDPAYRGTEVEESAMGLGVPVEWHEGRVLTLSELERRRSYRDPDATAVGRAIARDGLLDAAIIGAAARTGRHHPQSIKQLWHLTARFGRPTHDWLTTTHDWGTSIDHGHLAEQRARAAAQGGVSLRHLLLEVLAYPSDEAQALGRRGRAVVAWHADGSVEISDDGRGTDTRRDDAGRVVRKPVMATPDVRFVDPEQAPRLADGLPRAGMSSVSAVSRWLVHTNRRGDGTWSQRYDHGAPTTLLTEVDDPSPHGPPGSVTGTSVRFLPDPTYVQHVASDRHALDAHALDAHALDAHVLDLRALGPQTWLDVVLHDQR from the coding sequence GTGACGGGGGCGAGCCGGTGGGCGCGCGCCGCCGTGACGCACGTCGCGGGGCTGAGCAGCGGTCCCCCGCTGGACCGTTCGCTGCGGATCACGCTCAACTTCCACCCGGACCGCGGGCCGGTCGGCGACACCGTGGTGGACCGCCTGGCGCGAGAAGGCATCTACCGCAACCAGTTCGAGACCGGCACCAGCAACGGTGGTCTCACTGCTCACGTGGGTGGTGACCGGTTCCGTTGCGAGGCAGGGATCTTCGGGAGCGCGTATGACGACGCGCCCGCCTCCGAGCGTCCCCGGTACGGCGCGCTCAACCACCGCCGTCGCGGGGTCGGCGGGGCGGTCCGCTTCGGGTCGTCGCACCTGCGGCTCGCCGAGCACGTCCTGGACCGGGCCACCTTCTGCTTCCCGGACTCGTTCCGGGAGCCCAGCGACTTCGGCACCGCCCGACGGTTTGCCCTGCTGCCGCTCGCGGACGCCTTCGACAGCGTCGTGGCGCAGTGCCGCTCGGAGCAGGAGGAGGCTGAGCAGGGTGGGATCCTCGACGACTACGTCGAGGCTCACGTGCACGGCGTCGTGGCCCTGGCGGAGGACGTCGAGGCGGTGGTGCTCGACCCGGCATACCGGGGCACCGAGGTCGAGGAGTCGGCCATGGGGCTCGGGGTCCCGGTCGAGTGGCACGAGGGCCGGGTTCTCACCCTCTCCGAGCTGGAACGCCGCCGGTCGTACCGGGACCCGGACGCGACGGCCGTGGGGCGAGCGATCGCGCGGGACGGCCTCCTCGACGCGGCGATCATCGGCGCGGCGGCGCGCACCGGCCGGCACCACCCGCAGAGCATCAAGCAGCTGTGGCACCTGACGGCGCGGTTCGGGCGCCCGACACACGACTGGCTGACGACGACCCACGACTGGGGCACCTCGATCGACCACGGGCACCTCGCCGAGCAGCGCGCCCGCGCGGCGGCCCAGGGAGGCGTCAGCCTGCGTCACCTGCTGCTCGAGGTGCTCGCCTACCCGAGCGACGAGGCGCAGGCCCTGGGGCGTCGCGGTCGTGCGGTGGTGGCGTGGCACGCGGATGGTTCCGTGGAGATCAGCGACGACGGGCGGGGGACCGACACGCGTCGCGACGACGCGGGACGGGTCGTGCGCAAGCCCGTGATGGCCACGCCGGACGTGCGGTTCGTCGACCCCGAGCAGGCGCCACGGCTCGCGGACGGTCTGCCGCGGGCGGGGATGTCGTCGGTGTCGGCCGTGTCGCGGTGGCTGGTGCACACCAACCGTCGAGGTGATGGGACGTGGTCGCAGCGCTACGACCACGGGGCGCCGACGACCCTGCTGACCGAGGTGGACGACCCGTCCCCGCACGGCCCGCCAGGCTCGGTGACCGGGACCAGCGTGAGATTCCTGCCGGACCCGACCTACGTCCAGCACGTCGCCTCGGACCGTCACGCCCTGGACGCTCACGCCCTGGACGCTCACGCCCTGGACGCTCACGTCCTGGACCTTCGCGCCCTGGGTCCGCAGACGTGGCTCGACGTCGTCCTGCACGACCAGCGCTGA
- a CDS encoding exonuclease SbcCD subunit D, producing MRMLHTSDWHLGRSFHHVGLLPAQEMFVDHLVDVVRSERVDVVAVAGDVYDRALPAPQTVALLSDALWRITDAGAQVVLASGNHDSAVRLGFGGRLLERSGVHLRTTVADLARPIDVAGTRIYALPYLEPTVVAAELDECERSHHGVLSTALSRVARDAERHEGPVVVLSHAFVTGGEASDSERDIAVGGVGDVPLSLYREADYVGLGHLHGRQTLDERVRYSGSPIAMSFSEARHTKSSWLVDLPERRGEALHVEGVTAPVHTPLAILRGELDELLRAPEHQAAERSYCQVTLTDQVRPLDAIDKVRARFPLTLSLQFDPQGLPQREQASYASRVRVASDLELVDGFLEHVRGGAAASRAEQAVVRQAVEAVRVSTSGEGTR from the coding sequence ATGCGGATGCTGCACACCTCGGACTGGCACCTCGGCCGCTCCTTCCACCACGTCGGCCTGCTGCCCGCGCAGGAGATGTTCGTCGACCACCTCGTCGACGTCGTGCGCTCGGAGCGGGTCGACGTCGTGGCGGTGGCCGGGGACGTCTACGACCGGGCGCTGCCCGCGCCGCAGACCGTGGCGCTGCTGTCCGACGCGCTGTGGCGGATCACTGATGCCGGCGCCCAGGTGGTGCTGGCGAGCGGCAACCACGACTCCGCGGTCCGGCTCGGCTTCGGTGGCCGGCTGCTGGAGCGCTCCGGGGTGCACCTGCGCACCACCGTCGCCGACCTCGCCCGGCCCATCGACGTGGCCGGCACCCGCATCTACGCCCTGCCCTACCTCGAGCCGACCGTGGTGGCCGCCGAGCTGGACGAGTGCGAGCGATCGCACCACGGGGTCCTGTCCACCGCGCTGTCGCGGGTCGCGCGCGACGCCGAGCGGCACGAGGGCCCGGTCGTGGTGCTCTCCCACGCGTTCGTCACCGGCGGGGAGGCCAGCGACAGCGAGCGCGACATCGCGGTGGGGGGCGTCGGCGACGTCCCGTTGTCGCTGTACCGCGAGGCCGACTACGTGGGGCTGGGTCACCTGCACGGGCGGCAGACCCTCGACGAGCGGGTCCGCTACTCCGGGTCGCCGATCGCGATGAGCTTCTCCGAGGCCCGGCACACGAAGTCCTCCTGGTTGGTGGACCTGCCCGAGCGCCGCGGCGAGGCGCTGCACGTGGAGGGGGTGACCGCGCCGGTGCACACCCCGCTGGCGATCCTGCGCGGCGAGCTCGACGAGCTGCTGCGCGCCCCGGAGCACCAGGCCGCGGAGCGGTCCTACTGCCAGGTGACCTTGACCGACCAGGTGCGCCCGCTCGACGCGATCGACAAGGTCCGGGCGCGGTTCCCGCTGACCCTGTCGTTGCAGTTCGACCCCCAGGGCCTGCCGCAGCGGGAGCAGGCCAGCTATGCCTCGCGGGTGCGCGTGGCCAGCGACCTGGAGCTGGTCGACGGTTTCCTGGAGCACGTCCGTGGAGGCGCGGCGGCGAGCCGTGCCGAGCAGGCGGTGGTCCGGCAGGCGGTGGAGGCCGTGCGGGTCTCGACCAGCGGGGAGGGGACACGATGA
- a CDS encoding OsmC family protein produces MTTPQHADNHRSVTLARDALGAYTATNVRGGTLAVGSGDTDDFTPVELLLAAIGGCTMIDVDHLTSRRAEPTGFAVEVGGDKVTVDGVAQMQGLSVRWEVTFPEGEAGDEARRMLPRAIRMSHDRLCTVGCTVKLGSPIATIEGRTGDDSRPS; encoded by the coding sequence ATGACGACGCCGCAGCACGCTGACAACCACCGTTCGGTCACCCTGGCGCGCGACGCGCTCGGGGCCTACACCGCCACCAACGTCCGCGGCGGCACGCTGGCGGTGGGCAGCGGCGACACCGACGACTTCACGCCCGTGGAGCTGCTGCTGGCGGCCATCGGCGGGTGCACGATGATCGACGTGGACCACCTCACGTCCCGGCGCGCCGAGCCCACCGGGTTCGCGGTGGAGGTGGGGGGTGACAAGGTGACCGTCGACGGCGTGGCGCAGATGCAGGGGCTCAGCGTGCGCTGGGAGGTCACCTTCCCCGAGGGGGAGGCCGGGGACGAGGCCCGCCGGATGCTGCCGCGGGCCATCCGGATGTCCCATGACCGGCTGTGCACGGTGGGGTGCACCGTGAAGCTCGGGTCCCCCATCGCTACCATCGAAGGACGCACCGGGGACGACTCCCGACCGTCGTGA
- a CDS encoding histidine phosphatase family protein, which produces MSNDTGARPVPEGRLVLLRHGETEWSRAMKHTGLTDVPLTSAGEEAARRSAPLLAEFDFGLVLVSPKERARRTAELVGLTSSTVEPNLVEWDYGGYEGRTTTEIREELGYDWTVWEDGVVPGDSPGESIEQVAARARAVIDRVMPVLEEGKDVALVGHGHTNRVLTSVWLRTEPRFGAQLELDAGSICVLAYERHFPSIARWNQPAPA; this is translated from the coding sequence GTGAGCAACGACACCGGCGCCCGCCCCGTCCCCGAGGGACGCCTCGTCCTGCTGCGCCACGGGGAGACCGAGTGGTCCCGCGCGATGAAGCACACCGGCCTGACCGACGTCCCCCTCACCAGCGCGGGCGAGGAGGCCGCCCGCCGGTCCGCCCCCCTGCTGGCGGAGTTCGACTTCGGCCTGGTGCTCGTCTCCCCCAAGGAGCGCGCCCGCCGGACCGCCGAGCTCGTGGGCCTGACGAGCAGCACCGTGGAGCCCAACCTGGTGGAGTGGGACTACGGCGGCTACGAGGGCCGGACCACCACGGAGATCCGCGAGGAGCTCGGCTACGACTGGACGGTGTGGGAGGACGGCGTGGTCCCCGGCGACAGCCCCGGCGAGTCGATCGAGCAGGTCGCCGCCCGCGCCCGCGCCGTCATCGACCGGGTCATGCCGGTGCTCGAGGAGGGCAAGGACGTCGCCCTCGTCGGCCACGGCCACACCAACCGCGTGCTCACCAGCGTGTGGCTGCGCACCGAGCCCCGCTTCGGCGCCCAGCTCGAGCTCGACGCCGGCTCGATCTGCGTGCTCGCCTACGAGCGCCACTTCCCCTCGATCGCCCGCTGGAACCAGCCCGCCCCCGCCTGA
- a CDS encoding glutamate-cysteine ligase family protein, whose product MGQEITAGLNARELRQRYREKVRQCLDVLERMLSHRDFETSAPMAGLEVEMNLVDADQRPSMTNDVVLEAIDDPVFQTELARFNIELNLEPQPLAGDRLHVLEETLRKHVGAARQKTGDTDIVLVGILPTLLKEHLDRDSLTPSPRYLALDEAIMEARGEDLILDIEGRSGERIATFVDTIAPESACTSVQCHLQVAPRDFAAFWNAAQAIAGVQLAVGANSPYLFGQQLWAETRIQLFHQATDTRPIELRNQGVRPRVWFGERWVTSIFDLFEENVRYFPALLPEVSDEDPVQVLETGEAPALSELKLHNGTVYRWNRPIYDTVDGRPHLRVENRVLPAGPTVADTIANAAFYYGLVNALVSEERPLWSKMSFTAAKENFFAGARRGFNANLYWPGRGDVPVDELVLRHLLPLADSGLEGWGVSAKVRDRYLGIIEERCKAERNGASWQVACVDRLQERGANRDEALRRMLYRYIELMHEGEPVHTWTLPR is encoded by the coding sequence ATGGGTCAGGAGATCACGGCCGGGCTCAACGCCCGCGAGCTGCGCCAGCGCTACCGCGAGAAGGTGAGGCAGTGCCTGGACGTGCTCGAGCGCATGCTCAGCCACCGCGACTTCGAGACGAGCGCGCCGATGGCCGGTCTCGAGGTGGAGATGAACCTCGTGGACGCCGACCAGCGCCCCAGCATGACCAACGACGTCGTGCTGGAGGCCATCGACGACCCGGTGTTCCAGACCGAGCTGGCGCGCTTCAACATCGAGCTCAACCTCGAGCCCCAGCCGCTCGCGGGGGACCGCCTGCACGTGCTCGAGGAGACGCTGCGCAAGCACGTCGGCGCCGCGCGGCAGAAGACGGGCGACACGGACATCGTGCTCGTGGGGATTCTGCCGACCCTGCTCAAGGAGCACCTCGACCGGGACAGCCTGACGCCCAGCCCGCGCTACCTCGCGCTCGACGAGGCCATCATGGAGGCCCGCGGCGAGGATCTGATCCTGGACATCGAGGGGCGCAGCGGGGAGCGCATCGCCACCTTCGTCGACACCATCGCCCCGGAGTCGGCGTGCACGTCGGTGCAGTGCCATCTGCAGGTCGCGCCGCGGGACTTCGCGGCGTTCTGGAACGCCGCCCAGGCCATCGCCGGCGTGCAGCTCGCGGTGGGCGCCAACTCCCCCTACCTCTTCGGTCAGCAGCTGTGGGCCGAGACCCGGATCCAGCTCTTCCACCAGGCGACGGACACCCGACCGATCGAGCTGCGCAACCAGGGGGTGCGGCCCCGGGTGTGGTTCGGGGAGCGGTGGGTGACCTCGATCTTCGACCTCTTCGAGGAGAACGTCCGCTACTTCCCGGCGCTGCTGCCCGAGGTCAGCGACGAGGACCCGGTGCAGGTCCTGGAGACGGGGGAGGCGCCCGCGCTGTCCGAGCTCAAGCTGCACAACGGCACTGTCTACCGCTGGAACCGGCCGATCTACGACACCGTCGACGGCAGGCCGCACCTGCGCGTGGAGAACCGCGTCCTGCCCGCCGGCCCGACCGTCGCCGACACGATCGCCAACGCCGCGTTCTACTACGGCCTGGTCAACGCGCTCGTCAGCGAGGAGCGCCCGCTGTGGTCCAAGATGAGCTTCACCGCGGCCAAGGAGAACTTCTTCGCCGGCGCCCGGCGCGGCTTCAACGCCAACCTCTACTGGCCCGGGCGCGGTGACGTGCCCGTCGACGAGCTGGTGCTGCGGCACCTGCTGCCGCTCGCGGACTCCGGCCTGGAGGGCTGGGGCGTCTCGGCCAAGGTCCGCGACCGTTACCTCGGGATCATCGAGGAGCGCTGCAAGGCCGAGCGCAACGGCGCGTCCTGGCAGGTCGCGTGCGTGGACCGGCTGCAGGAGCGCGGCGCCAACCGGGACGAGGCGCTGCGGCGCATGCTCTACCGCTACATCGAGCTCATGCACGAGGGCGAGCCGGTCCACACCTGGACCCTCCCGCGCTGA
- a CDS encoding universal stress protein produces the protein MSIESTGTDRVVVGVDGSSGARPALEWAAREAEGRRATLVLVMAQELAVPAPSEAGWTFGLDDVLRESTERLLDEAAELVRRRHPDLDVTTQGVFGSPAAALIEASRHATLVVVGSRGAGGWPGLLLGSVSGAVAAHGHCPVVVVPDRCEHTDPQGPVVVGVDDSAESARAAAFALAEADGRGVPVVAVHAWTLSFHGGVVPTEEGSEPYTSMREQQSQLVTRVLEHPRAAHPDVPVEHRIVRSTSVSALTEASRGASLVVVGSRGRGGFAGMLLGSTSRQLLQTSQAPVAVVRV, from the coding sequence ATGAGCATCGAGAGCACCGGCACGGACCGGGTCGTCGTGGGGGTCGACGGGTCCAGCGGAGCCCGACCCGCCCTGGAGTGGGCGGCGCGGGAGGCCGAGGGGCGCCGAGCCACCCTGGTCCTCGTGATGGCGCAGGAGCTGGCCGTGCCCGCCCCGTCGGAGGCCGGCTGGACCTTTGGCCTGGACGACGTGCTCCGGGAGAGCACCGAGCGTCTCCTCGACGAGGCCGCCGAGCTCGTGCGCCGGCGGCACCCCGACCTGGACGTCACCACCCAGGGGGTCTTCGGCAGCCCGGCGGCCGCGCTCATCGAGGCGTCACGGCACGCCACGCTGGTCGTGGTCGGGTCCCGCGGCGCCGGGGGCTGGCCCGGGCTGCTGCTCGGCAGCGTGTCCGGGGCGGTGGCGGCCCACGGGCACTGCCCCGTCGTCGTGGTGCCCGACCGGTGCGAGCACACCGACCCGCAGGGGCCGGTGGTGGTCGGGGTCGACGACTCGGCCGAGAGCGCCCGGGCGGCGGCGTTCGCGCTGGCGGAGGCCGACGGGCGCGGCGTCCCGGTCGTGGCCGTGCATGCCTGGACGCTGTCCTTCCACGGCGGCGTGGTGCCGACCGAGGAGGGGTCGGAGCCCTACACCTCGATGCGCGAGCAGCAGTCGCAGCTGGTCACCCGGGTGCTGGAGCACCCCCGAGCGGCGCACCCCGACGTGCCGGTGGAGCACCGGATCGTGCGCAGCACCTCGGTCTCCGCGCTGACCGAGGCCTCGCGCGGGGCGTCCCTGGTCGTGGTGGGCAGTCGTGGGCGGGGTGGTTTCGCCGGGATGCTGCTGGGCTCGACGAGCCGCCAGCTGCTGCAGACCTCGCAGGCGCCGGTGGCCGTGGTCCGCGTCTGA
- a CDS encoding SbcC/MukB-like Walker B domain-containing protein, which translates to MSLPTYVLAARLEEVVALANQRLSRMTDGRYELRHSDELARHGARSGLGLQVVDAWSGKARDTATLSGGETFMASLALALGLGDAVRAESGGIDLDTLFVDEGFGTLDEQALEQVMEVLDGLREGGRSVGIISHVLELRQRIPAQLRLQRGHRGSSLEVRAEPDVA; encoded by the coding sequence ATGAGCCTGCCCACCTACGTGCTCGCCGCGCGGCTGGAGGAGGTGGTGGCGCTCGCCAACCAGCGGCTCTCCCGGATGACCGACGGGCGCTACGAGCTGCGGCACTCCGACGAGCTGGCCCGGCACGGTGCCCGCAGCGGTCTCGGCCTGCAGGTGGTCGACGCGTGGAGCGGGAAGGCTCGCGACACGGCGACGCTGTCCGGAGGCGAGACGTTCATGGCATCGCTCGCGCTGGCCCTCGGGCTCGGCGACGCGGTCCGCGCGGAGAGCGGCGGGATCGACCTGGACACGCTCTTCGTGGACGAGGGCTTCGGGACCCTGGACGAGCAGGCGCTCGAGCAGGTCATGGAGGTCCTCGACGGCCTGCGCGAGGGAGGTCGCAGCGTGGGCATCATCAGCCACGTCCTCGAGCTGCGCCAGCGCATCCCGGCCCAGCTCCGGCTGCAGCGTGGCCACCGGGGGTCCAGCCTGGAGGTGCGCGCCGAGCCCGACGTCGCCTAG